Sequence from the Mytilus galloprovincialis chromosome 13, xbMytGall1.hap1.1, whole genome shotgun sequence genome:
ttaagaagttaaaattgattgtataagctggtagagcatcaattaagaataaaaataagctaaaaatattgataggtcatggagctcctttacgagatatttgagatttaaaatatggcgggaaaaggctgactcggacttttaccttatatttgcattgatattattgggtctcaaaacaaaagaaagaaaatcaagaatcttctaaattttttgtaaatgacctttcatgagctattaagtcttataatatatgaaaaaataattgggtgttatggggcaaaatattttacattgtattgtatggaaaaactccaaggagtccgaacatttgacacaaattccaaaacctcacctaagtacatccttaactaAATGTTTAACTGTAGTTATAAAAGTACTTGTCATAAATCTCTTCTTATCTGTGCCAGAAATTTATTCAATTGAAATGAAGTGACATACTTAATTTTGCGGTAAATGGACTTTAATATTTATTCCAAAAAATGATGAAGcctttatataaacaaaatgactttttttttaacaaaaaaaagttattttttccATGTTGCTGAAAATTTTTTCCTATAATTATCAGTGCAAAATTTaagtagaaaaaaagtaaaaatctaaGGGCTGTAAAGTGTAAatacttggaagaaatttcttccaaccaGTATCAGTGACAAAAATTAttagaacaaaataaaattatttgtttttcttgtggcTGTAAatacttggaagaaatttcttccaaggaGGAAAATTAAATGAAGTGAACTATCTGTGttgaacaaattgaaaataatttgtaaatatattacgTTTCTATATttgttggaagaaatttcttccaacttGAGAGAggatacaaaatgaaatgaacaaGTTGAGTTTATTAACTAAAATTGCTTACTTTATTAGAAATGTATAACATTTTCTAATttgttggaagaaatttcttccaagaaaGAACATTAAATGAAGTCAACTATAAATCTATgtaaaacaaatggaaaatagTTTGTGaagattttatgttttatatttgttggaggaaattttgaatgatttgatattacttggaagaaatttcttccaacttGAGAAAGGATACAAAATGAAGTTAGCAGCTGAGTGTATTAACTATTATTGTATACtctattgaaaacaaaattcattttttaatttgttggaagaaatttcttccaaggaGACGGGAATTTTTTATGAACAAAATGTATTGAATAAATTATTGCATTCcgttttattaatttataggtTACTGTTTCTTCAATTCATTGTGAttgaaatgttttgtaaaatatgaatgtaaatttaatatatatatccaATAAAATTGTCATATTAATGGTGTTATTTTTCCATGTGTTCCCTTTGCCAGAGAAGAAATTTCTTCtaacactattttttttacaaaaaataccaATCAAAAGCAGAGTTTTAGCATATGAATTTGCAAAATTCGGTATATTCACCAGAACAGCAAATTTCGACCTGTAAAAAGGACATtcttggattttccttttttattttggaCTCTCTTCATAattgtttcgtttgttttcaaaatattccaCTGAGGAATTTCAATGACTACATGTATTCCTAAATTGCTTCGTAACATTCCAGTTTCATAATGAATACGAACAACATTCTGTCGAATTTTATAATGAAATCGATCAAAAATAGATACTATAAGTGACCTCTTGTTCTCTCTTCTATTAATCAGAATGTAACTATAACTTGATCTGAAACATTTGTAAACAACTCTTAACAAATTTAAATCATAATAAGCATACTGTTCTATGTCGGAAGTTTGTTATTTAGTGATTGTTGTTTATTGGTGTGGTTTATATCTGTTTATCGTTTTGTTATAGTCATTTTGGGCTTTTTTtagtttgctgtttggtgtgagccaacgcTCCGTGATGAAGACCGTATTATAAccaataattgttaacttttaataaattatgacttggatggagagctgtctcatatGTACtcagttttatctttatttaatcaCAACTTCATGGTGAATTTCTTAAACTGAACACATTGTCACTTTGCAATAACGAACAGTACATGTTGGGTCAAAACCGTACTCAATCATGATCAAACATAttcatctttaataaaaaaaaaaaaaaaacacaaaaaaacttttttagTGGATTTGACTTAATCTACACTTTAACAATGATATCGACAGAGAAACCACATAATTCATTGAAGTTGATGACACtaaaacttcatcataaactataaCCAAAACATTTACCATAAACagagacggacggatggacggacgtaAAGACTTTTAAATATAAGGACCATCTCTATCATCGAAGGGGCATAACACAATCAAAGTCGTGAATAGAGTAACATGTCAGTCTTGTGTCAATCAACATAAACAAAATCTTGAGATTTTCAGACATACAGTATAATGCTTATAATAAGTGCAAATAGTAGTTTTATATTTGTTACAAGAAAATAGGTAAAACCGGCACTTATATCTTACAGAATAAAAGATTTAGATATACAGAAAACGAAACACCAATCTGCAAATTATGCGATCATGGCGATGAAACTCTCTGTCACTTCCTGTTGGACTGTCAAATTCTAGAACCTATCCGACGAAAATATTTTCACCAGATCGATGAAATATTACAATTAATATCGGAAGAAAATTTTACAACACTTTCCAGTCATGATAAAATCCAAATAATTCTGGACTGCTCGTTACACTATCCTGGACTAAAAGGAAATAgtgaaaatattattaaattagaTGCAATATGCAGGCAAATGTAGTATGCGTTACATATAGCAAGATACCGATCCTTAGACATTAAAAGAAAATGAGGATTTTTCATTGTTGTGAACTGATAATAATATGTTCCGAACATCGATACTCCCGTATTTATACTGTTGGTGTGCCGAGAGCATACCTGTCAAATAGTGTACTGTATATACTCGTATaatgttgaaattattttaaacatggCTAATTCAGTGATACATGGAGGATAATATGAAACATTGATATCTCCGTACTCAAGTGAATTACCGATAATGTGTATAAAATAGATGTGGTGGTGGAATATTAACTACTCAAATGAGGTTGTCCCGAAGTGGACGGAGAAAGATTTCCTGGTAAGGTAAGATAGTGTCCTCGCTCTATTTCCAAGTCTGTTTCAAACCGTTACAATAAACTCTGATATAAAGTTGAGGCTTCCAACTCATCTGGTGGTATTTTCATGAGTTGATACAAATGCAGTGATGAGTATTTCCATGTAATCTAGCCCTATTTCAAAGGAAAACCTTATGCATTTCTCCATTCTGTCACTTTAAAAAGGAGACATTGAAGACCCCTACCATGTGTAAGGTCAAAGAATTTAACTCACACtgtattattttgtgcgcacaacatatttaatttgtgcgctcaatatgtttaagttgtgcgcGCAATACATTTAAATTGTGCGTacactatattattttgtgcgcaaaattgatttaagttgtgcgcacaatatatattttttttctttgcatgtccctagcggggctccgtaaaaacgaactgacaatgccatagcAAAAACCAAACAAATTGAAACTGTTCAACATGTGACACCCTTTTGTTAAAAAGAACTAAGAAATAAGTAGATAATTTATATCACGCAAAAGAGGATTGGTAATGACAATAATCTAACCCTAAGATATCACTAAATTCTTCACATCCATCAATCATGTAAAAAAATTCTATACCCTGAAACTTGACCGAATAAATCTGAACTCAAATTTGTAATATTGAACAGAAGGGTCAGATTTGATACATTAAGCATGATGAACTGAGCTGTTGTTATGCATTATTGTTGAAACAATAATTGGAAAAAAGCGTGTACGTCATATTTCTCTATGGTTGATTGAACTTTAtgcttttcaataaaaatgacaCATTTCAGAGATGCTAATGCTTCTGATGAAATTATTCTGTTTAATGACTAAAGCATAATTCACACATTCAGGATTTAGGACGTGGCAAAACTTTGATTATTGTTTTGTGATTCGTGACTAgaaattcaaactttttaaagTGTAATCATTCGTTTAATGAAGGCAACAATCAAAAAATGTTAAGGAAGTGTCTTGAGTTAGTCTTTTCCAGCCGAAGTCTTCCCAATTAGTCCATTTTCAATTTGATTATGATATAATGATTTGTTTCTGTTTCAGTTAAAAGGCCTACATGATCTGCCTTGAAAGGATTCCAATCCTTCGAAATACGATTCAACAAAgatcagacagtgaaccgacACATTCGGCACAATCTGGACGCAATATGGATTCAATCGACAAGAAAGTGCTACTAAATCCACAGCATGTCCGTTCTATAAAACACCGTCAAGACACCATTCACGACAAACCATGACATTGTTACGAATTTTATCCAATACAGTAAATTCTGTAATATAAAACTCAATTGTGATTCGACTGAATAAAATCGGTTGTTTTTCCCGAATGTAACAGATTTAACTGTGAGGCGTGCTTTTCGGATTCCTCCGGACTATTTCCGATTTCGGAAACATTATATACTACTTCGTCCAGTCAATGATAATACACTTTGTCTACTTGATTCTTTTTCAAGAGATGTAGatgtaatttatttgtattcatgaatatataaaagatatttaaaatataaaccaACGACACAAACATTTGTGCATAATCTGCACTGATGATTTACATAGCCTTTTGTGACATTGTACGTTTATAAAAGAGACGTATACGAGATCAAATAGGAAAAGCGGGTTGCTCACAAATCAAGTTGTTTTTAGCTCTTCATATATAAATTTTGTTGTCCCGTTTACAGATAATTCATATTTACTTTCTTATAGATAAAGACAGTTTGTGTAAAAATATAATAGACTTTAGtgtttaacttattttctgattTAAAACATATCAGAAAAGTAACGTTTTATGATACTTTTTATATTACAAATAGGAATAAaaacgagtgccaatgagacaactctctatcccaGTCACAATGTGAAAACGTAAACACTAATAGGTCAAAAGTACATCTTAAACACGAAATTTTGGTTAACATCTGACCGGAAGCTATAAGGGGGTCACAAAAGAGTGTTATACGGTTTAAACAGGAAAAAGAATATATTGAAATTTGGTAGCGagattaattttgaaaacatgaaaaccattcatgttcatatcatattGAATTGAACACAAATGTAGACAAAATTAAGGAatagcataaaaaaaaatactcctaATCAACAACTTCTTTCTGCTTGGGGTAATAGTGCCGTTCTTGTGAGAAAATAGTCGGATAACCATTCTGGTAAATTCCATAGAATTCTGAAGATATATTTAGCATCATTACCCACCAAGTATCGGTAATTAGGGTATTTTGAAGTTAAAGCGTGTACATAAGCATCTACAACCAAATGTGTGTGTGGTGATTCTAAAGTTGTAATTGTTTTTCTGATGATATCTTtccctgaaaaaaataaatgatacggttaatatttgtattttcataaaaaaaaagcgGGATTTGAACCCTCTGTTGCTGTATTATCGTGGCAACCCCGCCTTTATTGTACATAGCTACATAAACAACTCGACCCAGTAGGGTTTATAATAACTATAGTTTTCGCTAGTCGAGTAATCGTTATGGCTTTTCTCTTCGGCTTTTTCCAGGGTTACAATATAGTACATGTTGTATAGTGGCAAGTAGATGACCTTGCAGGTCAGTTGATATTTGCTTTTTCTCTACAGTCTCgagctatatataaatatatcacatTTTTGCTTTAGCTTATTCGTATAAATATATGATAAGGTATTCTATGTAGGCCATTATTAGTTTCCAATGATATTTGAGAAAATAAcaatgtaataaatttaaaacaaaatttcccTCTCGGGTTTTCCCTTCAATACGTTCTATTCTCGCTTACAGGAGCTCGAGTTATAGGTTCAATAATTTACCACTAAAAAccgtttgttttttattatttatgtgtTGTTCCAAATAAAATCCAATTCTTAACTGGACTCTTGAAATTATTAGTACGTTTTCTGCGGTATCCTTACTGCCTACAGCCAATTAAAACACATCCTTTTATATTGCCAGACATATTTGACAACAGAAACCACAAAAtatctgttattttatttttgcttaaCGAAAATAAAAGAACAACAATTTATACATAAAGGAGGGTTTCTTGTAAAATAagtttacaaaacatatttataaaggttTATAACTGAAAAAGAACACAAAACAATATTAACTTACATTCATCTACATAAACTTGACCGTAATACTGATTCAATTTTGATGGTATGTCACTAAAGGATCCATCAACAGCCGTACTGAGACGTTCTACATCAGTCAAATTTGTCTGGAAAAATCCGGGTTCTAAAATATGAACTGTTACTCCTCTTTTGTATAGCTCACGTCTGTAGAAAAGAAAAAGCATTAAAGCaaataaatattgattaaatTCTAAAACTggtataatttaaataaaacgtTCTAAATACAAATCAACTATGAGACTTAAAGACTAGAAAAATAAAGGAATAGTAAGACTACCGCAAAATGAAAATTGACTGGgagaacattatttatatatataagtttgcAAGCTTGTACctatgagactgacttcatacatGAGCTTCATgggagaaaaaaagaaaaataatcatcATCCATTAACTTCACTAAATCCGATATTATAAttatgatgttctctcactaaataattcaaaggtgattatgttgaacgcatctatctcatcaaacttgagataaaggatgcAACAGACACAGTTGATTCTGTCTCATATCTAGAAATTTTTAATGAGGgtcgggtgccacatgttgagcacgATCTGTTCACCATTCCGGATTTTAGCGAGTTCGTGTTGCACAgtctttaattttcaatattatgtTTTGATTTCCTTttttaccatggcgttgtcagcttatttgtgaattgtggttataatgtccctttgttatctttcgcaTATCTTTCGTAAttgtctttgaactagctttcagtaacagAAAGTACTCTTGTATTGGTGCTTTATTTCAATTGTTCTAAAATTAGTTTATTTTGTGCCTCATACCGATTTATTACCAGTGATCTTTACAGTTTGCTCTTATATTGTGCTGTGTGTTACTACGGTCACTGGTTATGAGAAGGGTTCAGCACTCACTAAAATCTTTCAACCAACCAAATTCTGGAGGCGCCGTTGGTTGCCGTTGgttcatgtccgtcatatttgtttttcttaaattgatTTGCTATCAATTAGGCTGTTACTCTCTCGtagaattatttcatatttttcataatttgacTTTTTAAAGCGGACTAACGGTATGGGTTTTTCATAGTTAAAGGCCTACAGTGACACAGAATTGCATAATTATATCTGCGTCATCTAAACTCTGGTagggatagttgtatcattggcaattatacaacaacaaaaaagaactGAGGTGTTAATGCCAAATTTAAGTCGTGTTGTTGAAAGTATGTACAATGTATAGAAATAAGAAACCAGAACGGTCTTAATTAAAAAGGAAACAATTATTTCATGTCTTTAATTTACAAATTTGGACCAAGATTGTTTATATGAATAATCCATCGAGTATACTTAAAAGTTTGAAGACAAATCTCGTGCTACTTTCAtgaatatcgactcctaggagtcgatattaagaattgaacgatggacacttagggcgtgaatttttcttgctacctgattggaagatattacgaaacgtgaataatcaaaatttattgattggttagaacaatccaaacctagtaaatgtccttcaatcccgtagagtatcagATTTGTCGtctcttttttagcaattatattttacacaggtaacttttatctataaatagacgaatcttctggagtaaacaacaacgttaaacgatactacttcataacgtgtgacctcacgtgtgtggtaaaatttgttgattgatgcacgtggctattctagtaaatgaattaatctacaaagcgagagcactttccattttcatcagctaagagtcgaataTAGCACTTTTTGAAAGGCTATCGCTTGTTTTACTGAGTACTTCAACTTTTTCACTAATGCAAATATCATACGTGTGAATATGAGAGAGAGACGAAATTCGAATTTTACCGATCGATGCAAAACTAGTTAGGACCATTCTAAGACCATCTTAAGACACCTGAATTGGTAGTCTGAAGTTGGGACAATTAACTAGAATTTTCTTAAGTTGCGACATGTTTGATAAACCCCATTAAGACTAAGTTGGTCTTAGGACACATCCTAATCCTAAGAAtgcttcgataaacaggccccgGGTGTCACCTGAGAATGTCTGAGTATCCCTCAGCTGCGAACTTTGACACTATATATGTAGGATTAGCAGCAGCTATTCGTCCCATCATGCTGGTAATGTTAACTATACGTCCCTTTTCTTTTATAAGTAGAGGCAGAAATATTCTTGAGGTCTCCACTATTCCTAACACATTGATTTCAAAAACTGCTTGATAATATTTCCTTGTTAACCATTCTACCGGACCTAGGTTTCCCGTGATTCCTGCATTGTTCACAACACCCCATAAACCTACaaacaataaatgtaaattttaaattaatggatattttgaataaataaacaaattttctaaCTACTTGTACTGTGAATGCATTTTCTGCAACGCTTCTCGAATTTTGTACTGTTTGTTATACAAAAGATAGAAATACCAGATAACAATTGTGATACACAGAATTTTAGAATGACATCAACGAAAACTATAACTCTGCTGCAATAGATGCAAATTTTGACTATTTTAAAATGTCTCTTCATTGATTGAGGCcagaatatttaaaaatccaAAGCTAAATACATCGTTGAAAAGCTAATAAAACAAGAGGTTTTCAAGagctgaatcgctcacctgttattttttgttcaataattatttttgcttttcaatataataTATTAATGAGTGGCATAAAAATGccttttaaatgttctttgtatctgtcatatatatacttaaaaagcaaataaatgcattttaccaaTATGTTCCATGTTAGCCATAGTGTCTATGTTTCTTGAAGtacaaagaaataaaatacaaaatttatactagattcatttgagaagatttgtaaaggtaaaaaaaaataaacaatttgtgtaaaattgtccttaaaggacaataactccttaaggggtcaattaacaattttggtcattaaacttttttgtagatcttactttactgaacatttttgctgtttacaatttatctatatcttcaataatattcgagataataaccgaaaactgcaaaatttccttaaaataaccaatttagtgccagcaacccaacaatggattGTTCGGTctaactgaaaatttcagggctgatagaaatTTACCTTTTAACATTTTAAGATTTGTTCTGAATGCAttagtttctgagatataagccaaaaactgcatttaacctctttgttttatttttggccatggtggccatgtttgttgACGGATCGAAAATTCGGATACAATTCATAAACTAGATTCCTAAAGgaacattcatttaaagtttaaaggtatttggcccaatagtttcagagaagaagatttttaaatgataGCAACTgaatgaacaaattgtgtaaaattgtatCGTCAttcaacttttttgtagatcttacttaattTGCTGtacatcattgctgtttacagtttatatatatctataataatattcaagataataacaaaaaactttaaaatttccgTGAAACTACCAATGTAGTGCCAaccaacccaacaatgggttgttcgattCTTCTTAAAAATTCAGGGCTGATAAATCTTCACCAATTGCACAATTTTACcatatgtcagatttgctctgaaagctttagttttttttagatataagccaaaaactgcatttgactcctatgttatatttttagccatggcggccatgtttgttgatggatcaaaacttcggatataacttataaactagataccctaaggaacatgtAGTTAAAGTTTGaatgaatttggcccagtagtttcagaggagaagatttttaaaattgtttacgatgacagacgacggacgccaagtgatggcataagctcacatggggcACTTTGGGCCCCGGTGAGATAATAAAAAGAGCATAAAGTATAGCAACGTGCGGACAAGAATACATTTTGAGTTCACTTTGTTTTCTTATCGTACAGTGATTAACTCGTAGAGTATTCCCTGCAATATTGCACTTTTTGAGTgagtaactattttttttaaataaaaaaggagCAGTTCAACTAACAATTACAGTCAGTAGAAGTACAAAGTACTAAACTAAACACTAACTTTattaatttccaaaaataaaacgtTAAGATCCGTACCTGTGGTATCACATGTAATCAAGGGTGTATATTTCCAATGCGGTCGCCGCCAACACTTTAAGTTAAATGTACATATAAGATTAATTACAATGCAATACATAATGATAATACATGCAGTACATTTAAAAACTGTAATAACTCCTTGATGAGGCGTGTTATTAGAATGCATAACATATTAGATCCTGTTCAGATATATCAAGAACCTGTTTTGTTAACAAATCAATTCTGATTTTTCAGCGTTTTTCCACAGTATTCCATGTCTTTTGTGACAAAGTGAgaaattttcattcaaaatatttgttaatttggCAATGCATTTTCAATGTGTAGTGCATCACAATGTTAAGCTTTATGCAATATGGAATAGTACACTTACCTGTA
This genomic interval carries:
- the LOC143057873 gene encoding 17-beta-hydroxysteroid dehydrogenase type 6-like — translated: MFSMIIVLPLVILWLTYRWFRHKNTIDNYGSRYVFITGCDSGFGNMLTKRLDGLGFNVFAGCLTQDGEEKLTLDTSEKVKTIRIDVSETESIEDAFNTVKSSLPSDTGLWGVVNNAGITGNLGPVEWLTRKYYQAVFEINVLGIVETSRIFLPLLIKEKGRIVNITSMMGRIAAANPTYIVSKFAAEGYSDILRRELYKRGVTVHILEPGFFQTNLTDVERLSTAVDGSFSDIPSKLNQYYGQVYVDEWKDIIRKTITTLESPHTHLVVDAYVHALTSKYPNYRYLVGNDAKYIFRILWNLPEWLSDYFLTRTALLPQAERSC